The following proteins are encoded in a genomic region of Drosophila willistoni isolate 14030-0811.24 chromosome 2L unlocalized genomic scaffold, UCI_dwil_1.1 Seg196, whole genome shotgun sequence:
- the LOC111519815 gene encoding uncharacterized protein LOC111519815: protein MDQAILNLMLSNVDGCTEDSSLETNSIIDEFELLNTQCEGNCYQKLKSILQQAGKLIKLKDQQIDNHVKTISTLSMKCLEIHKDYMDQLKESMAPSNETNETLNSHETLRNQLVEQTKAREDQLNALLEESNKKVENLIAQLSETESKLKEANTFLQESNEKVKMLETEKQQMASKINEYEILIKNNETKIMNSEYKSIVYVTGRGDQMVTINNDIAGPGWIVIKRSERQRGSLKKTIDVDSSWVYSFIKDQPHELYIHLVYKDGTTSFAHYDDFALHVLNGSSVYKIKSMGALRSSLTIGGDYCGLALESISDTFTFVTCYTLMIRSKLKYQLLTPYITE from the exons ATGGATCAAGCCATACTCAATTTGATGTTGTCGAATGTGGATGGTTGTACAGAAGATTCTTCATTGGAGACCAATTCC ATCATCGATGAATTTGAATTACTGAACACTCAGTGTGAGGGAAACtgctaccaaaaactaaaatccATATTGCAGCAAGCAGGCAAGTTGATTAAACTAAAAGATCAGCAAATTGATAATCATGTAAAGACAATATCAACGCTGTCAATGAAATGTCTGGAAATACATAAGGATTATATGGACCAACTAAAGGAGTCGATGGCTCCCTCAAACGAGACCAACGAAACACTAAATAGCCATGAAACACTCAGGAATCAATTGGTGGAACAAACTAAAGCTAGAGAAGATCAACTCAATGCTCTTTTAGAGGAGTCGAATAAAAAAGTTGAGAATCTAATCGCGCAGCTATCAGAAACCGAAAGTAAACTTAAAGAGGCGAATACATTTTTACAGGAGTCCAACGAGAAAGTAAAGATGCTCGAAACTGAAAAACAGCAAATGGCATCAAAAATTAACGAGTATGAAATTCTGATaaaaaataacgaaacaaaaattatgaattcAGAATACAAATCGATAGTTTACGTGACAGGAAGGGGAGACCAGATGGTGACCATTAACAATGATATCGCTGGTCCTGGTTGGATAGTCATAAAACGTTCTGAACGTCAAAGAGGATCACTCAAGAAAACTATTGACGTTGACTCGAGTTGGGTGTACTCTTTCATTAAAGATCAGCCCCACGAATTATACATTCACTTAGTATATAAGGATGGAACCACTTCATTTGCCCACTATGATGACTTTGCACTTCATGTCTTGAACGGCAGTagtgtatataaaataaaatcgatGGGTGCTCTAAGAAGCTCACTAACGATTGGAGGTGATTATTGCGGACTTGCTTTAGAATCTATTTCGGACACTTTTACTTTCGTTACTTGCTACACTTTAATGATAAGatctaaattaaaatatcaacTACTGACCCCTTACATAACTGAATAA
- the LOC6639635 gene encoding protein Aster-B: MKGWKRWKRGFGKRRTTTSSGTTAVQRGSSLSNASVGSSGAGTPRKSKNGSGKHRKKSVVNRKQSHPNSSSKNSRVNSRGISQSQSVIASGGSQSSRLQEAAVSAVSFKNPFFVRRSYGPEGYPMVCDATHEGRIILREEFNLPVDILFNMLFSNTSTFLRNFHEKRQSRDLNMGEWITVPNGDRERTVKVTVALQGNVGPKTSNVTEYQTIRKCSEAGKLYSIDVNSTNAGIPYADAFNVEMHFCMKCTVENHTDVVIFAQVKFIKSVWAVIKTFIEKNTYAGLEEFFQSMQKELHEEFNNTKKS, from the coding sequence ATGAAAGGCTGGAAGCGCTGGAAACGAGGTTTTGGGAAACGGAGGACAACAACATCCTCAGGGACAACCGCAGTGCAACGCGGGAGTTCCTTATCTAATGCGAGTGTCGGTTCATCGGGGGCTGGGACACCACGTAAAAGCAAAAATGGGTCAGGAAAACATCGCAAGAAATCCGTAGTCAATCGCAAGCAATCCCATCCGAATAGTTCTAGCAAGAATTCACGTGTCAACTCGCGTGGCATAAGCCAAAGTCAGAGTGTAATTGCGAGTGGGGGAAGTCAGAGTAGTCGCCTCCAAGAAGCAGCAGTTTCGGCCGTGTCCTTTAAGAATCCATTTTTTGTGCGTAGAAGCTATGGGCCAGAAGGTTATCCAATGGTATGCGATGCGACCCACGAAGGACGCATTATTCTGCGAGAGGAATTCAATCTGCCCGTCGATATACTCTTCAATATGCTCTTCTCCAACACGTCGACGTTCCTCAGAAATTTTCACGAGAAACGTCAGTCCAGAGATCTCAATATGGGCGAATGGATAACCGTCCCGAATGGGGATCGTGAACGCACTGTCAAGGTCACTGTGGCCCTGCAGGGCAATGTCGGTCCAAAGACCTCCAATGTCACGGAATACCAGACAATACGCAAGTGCAGTGAAGCAGGTAAATTGTACTCAATCGATGTGAATTCCACCAATGCGGGCATACCCTATGCGGATGCTTTTAATGTCGAAATGCATTTTTGTATGAAGTGCACAGTGGAAAATCATACGGACGTTGTGATCTTTGCCCAGGTGAAATTCATCAAGTCTGTGTGGGCTGTGATTAAGACATTCATCGAGAAGAATACTTATGCCGGACTCGAGGAATTCTTTCAGTCCATGCAAAAGGAATTGCATGAGGAATTTAACAATACTAAAAAGTCATGA